One window of the Pseudomonas lurida genome contains the following:
- a CDS encoding cation acetate symporter: protein MIRRLLAVFGASLFAPAVWAADALTGEVHKQPLNISAIVMFVAFVGATLCITYWASKRNKSAADYYAAGGKITGFQNGLAIAGDYMSAASFLGISALVFTSGYDGLIYSIGFLVGWPIILFLIAERLRNLGKYTFADVASYRLGQTQIRSLSACGSLVVVAFYLIAQMVGAGKLIQLLFGLDYHVAVILVGILMCMYVLFGGMLATTWVQIIKAVLLLSGASFMALMVMKHVNFDFNTLFSEAIKVHPKGEAIMSPGGLVKDPISAFSLGLALMFGTAGLPHILMRFFTVSDAKEARKSVLYATGFIGYFYILTFIIGFGAILLVSTNPAFKDAAGALLGGNNMAAVHLANAVGGSIFLGFISAVAFATILAVVAGLTLAGASAVSHDLYASVIKKGKANEKDEIRVSKITTIALAVLAIGLGILFESQNIAFMVGLAFSIAASCNFPVLLLSMYWKNLTTRGAMIGGWLGLVSAVGLMILGPTIWVSILHHEKAIFPYEYPALFSMIIAFVGIWFFSITDKSAAAEKERALYFPQFVRSQTGLGASGAVNH from the coding sequence ATGATCCGGCGTCTACTGGCAGTATTCGGCGCTTCGCTCTTTGCACCCGCCGTCTGGGCGGCGGATGCATTGACCGGTGAAGTGCACAAGCAACCGCTGAACATCTCAGCGATCGTGATGTTTGTCGCGTTCGTCGGCGCCACGCTGTGCATCACCTACTGGGCCTCCAAGCGCAACAAGTCGGCGGCCGACTACTACGCGGCCGGCGGCAAGATCACCGGTTTCCAGAACGGCCTGGCGATTGCCGGTGACTACATGTCGGCGGCGTCCTTCCTGGGGATTTCCGCGCTGGTATTCACCTCCGGTTATGACGGCCTGATCTACTCGATCGGCTTCCTGGTGGGCTGGCCGATCATTCTGTTCCTGATCGCCGAACGCCTGCGTAACCTGGGCAAGTACACCTTTGCCGACGTGGCGTCCTACCGCCTCGGGCAAACCCAGATCCGCAGCCTGTCGGCCTGTGGCTCGCTGGTGGTGGTGGCGTTCTACCTGATCGCGCAGATGGTGGGCGCGGGCAAGTTGATTCAACTGTTGTTCGGCCTTGATTACCACGTAGCGGTGATCCTGGTGGGTATCCTGATGTGCATGTACGTGCTGTTCGGCGGCATGCTGGCGACTACCTGGGTGCAGATCATCAAGGCAGTGCTGTTGCTGTCCGGTGCCTCGTTCATGGCGCTGATGGTGATGAAGCACGTCAACTTCGACTTCAACACGCTGTTCTCCGAGGCGATCAAGGTTCACCCCAAAGGTGAAGCGATCATGAGCCCTGGCGGCCTGGTGAAAGACCCGATCTCGGCATTCTCCCTGGGCCTGGCACTGATGTTCGGTACTGCTGGCCTGCCGCACATCCTGATGCGCTTCTTCACCGTAAGCGATGCCAAGGAAGCCCGTAAGAGCGTGCTGTATGCCACTGGCTTCATCGGCTACTTCTATATCCTGACCTTTATCATCGGCTTTGGCGCGATCCTGCTGGTCAGCACCAACCCGGCGTTCAAGGATGCAGCAGGCGCCTTGCTGGGCGGCAATAACATGGCGGCGGTGCACCTGGCCAATGCGGTGGGTGGCAGTATTTTCCTGGGCTTCATCTCGGCCGTGGCCTTTGCCACCATCCTGGCAGTGGTTGCCGGCTTGACCCTCGCGGGTGCTTCGGCGGTGTCTCACGACCTGTACGCCAGCGTGATCAAGAAAGGCAAGGCCAACGAAAAGGATGAGATTCGTGTGTCGAAGATCACCACCATCGCGCTAGCGGTGCTGGCCATCGGCCTCGGTATCCTGTTCGAAAGCCAGAACATCGCGTTCATGGTCGGCCTGGCGTTCTCCATTGCCGCCAGCTGTAACTTCCCGGTGCTGCTGCTTTCCATGTACTGGAAAAACCTCACCACCCGCGGCGCGATGATTGGCGGCTGGCTGGGCCTGGTCAGTGCGGTTGGCCTGATGATCCTGGGCCCGACCATCTGGGTCTCGATCCTGCACCACGAAAAAGCCATCTTCCCGTACGAATACCCAGCGCTGTTCTCGATGATCATTGCGTTCGTCGGTATCTGGTTCTTCTCCATCACCGACAAGTCGGCGGCGGCAGAGAAAGAGCGTGCGCTGTACTTCCCGCAGTTTGTGCGTTCGCAGACTGGCCTGGGGGCGAGTGGGGCGGTTAACCACTAA
- a CDS encoding succinate dehydrogenase iron-sulfur subunit, which yields MLKVSVYRYNPDQDAAPFMQEFQVDTGGKDLMVLDVLALIKEQDEGFSYRRSCREGVCGSDGMNINGKNGLACITPLSAVVKGNKLIVRPLPGLPVIRDLVVDMSIFYKQYEKVKPFLQNDTPAPAIERLQSPEEREKLDGLYECILCACCSTSCPSFWWNPDKFLGPAALLQAYRFLADSRDTKTSERLASLDDPFSVFRCRGIMNCVNVCPKGLNPTKAIGHIRNMLLQNGV from the coding sequence ATGTTGAAAGTCAGTGTTTATCGCTACAACCCTGATCAGGACGCTGCGCCGTTCATGCAGGAATTCCAGGTCGATACCGGTGGTAAAGACCTCATGGTGCTGGATGTATTGGCACTGATCAAAGAGCAGGACGAAGGTTTCTCCTATCGTCGCTCTTGCCGTGAAGGTGTGTGCGGTTCCGACGGCATGAACATCAACGGCAAAAACGGCCTGGCGTGCATCACGCCGCTGTCCGCCGTCGTCAAAGGCAACAAGCTGATCGTTCGTCCCCTGCCAGGTTTGCCGGTTATCCGTGACCTGGTCGTCGATATGAGCATCTTCTACAAGCAATACGAGAAAGTTAAGCCGTTCCTGCAGAACGACACGCCGGCTCCGGCCATCGAGCGTCTGCAGTCCCCGGAAGAGCGCGAGAAGCTCGACGGTCTGTACGAGTGCATCCTGTGCGCTTGCTGCTCGACTTCGTGCCCGTCCTTCTGGTGGAACCCGGACAAGTTCCTGGGTCCAGCTGCCCTGCTGCAAGCGTACCGCTTCCTGGCAGACAGCCGTGATACCAAGACCTCCGAGCGTCTGGCTTCGCTGGATGATCCGTTCAGCGTATTCCGCTGCCGCGGGATCATGAACTGCGTCAACGTATGTCCCAAAGGCCTGAACCCGACTAAGGCCATTGGTCACATCCGTAACATGCTGCTGCAAAACGGCGTGTAA
- the sdhC gene encoding succinate dehydrogenase, cytochrome b556 subunit, which produces MNSQRPVNLDLRTIKLPITGVTSFLHRVSGIILFLGLGIMLYALSKSLGSEEGYAEVKACLTSPLAKFVAWGLLSSLLYHLVAGVRHLIMDMGIGETLEGGRLGSKIIIAISVVLIVLAGVWIW; this is translated from the coding sequence GTGAATAGCCAACGACCTGTAAACCTAGACCTAAGGACCATCAAACTCCCCATCACCGGCGTTACGTCGTTCCTGCACCGTGTTTCCGGCATCATCCTGTTCCTGGGCTTGGGCATCATGCTTTATGCATTGAGCAAATCCCTGGGTTCCGAGGAAGGATACGCCGAGGTGAAGGCATGCTTGACCAGCCCGCTGGCCAAGTTCGTAGCATGGGGCCTCCTGTCCTCTCTTCTGTATCACCTGGTAGCCGGTGTGCGCCACTTGATCATGGACATGGGCATCGGTGAGACGCTGGAAGGCGGCCGCCTTGGCTCGAAAATCATCATCGCCATTTCCGTGGTGCTGATCGTTCTCGCAGGAGTTTGGATATGGTAA
- the sdhD gene encoding succinate dehydrogenase, hydrophobic membrane anchor protein, which produces MVTSVTNLSRSGLYDWMAQRVSAVVLAAYFIFLIGYLVANPGIGYEQWHGLFSHNAMRIFSLLALVALGAHAWVGMWTIATDYLTPMALGKSATAVRFLFQAVCGVAMFAYFVWGVQILWGI; this is translated from the coding sequence ATGGTAACCAGCGTTACGAATCTGTCGCGTTCGGGCCTCTATGACTGGATGGCACAGCGTGTGTCTGCGGTCGTTCTCGCGGCTTATTTCATTTTCCTGATCGGATACCTCGTCGCAAACCCGGGCATCGGCTATGAACAATGGCACGGCCTGTTTTCCCACAATGCGATGCGAATCTTCAGTCTGCTGGCCCTTGTTGCCCTGGGCGCACACGCCTGGGTTGGCATGTGGACCATCGCGACCGACTACCTGACGCCGATGGCGCTGGGCAAGTCCGCGACTGCAGTACGTTTCCTCTTCCAGGCAGTATGCGGCGTCGCGATGTTCGCTTACTTCGTCTGGGGTGTGCAGATTCTTTGGGGTATCTGA
- the gltA gene encoding citrate synthase, whose translation MADKKAQLIIEGAAPVELPILTGTVGPDVIDVRGLTATGRFTFDPGFMSTASCESKITYIDGDNGILLHRGYPIEQLAEQSDYLETCYLLLNGELPTAEQKAQFVSTVKNHTMVHEQLKTFFNGFRRDAHPMAVMCGVVGALSAFYHDSLDINNPQHREISAIRLVAKMPTLAAMVYKYSMGQPMMYPRNDLTYAENFLHMMFNTPCEIKPISPVLAKAMDRIFILHADHEQNASTSTVRLAGSSGANPFACIAAGIAALWGPAHGGANEAVLTMLDEIGDVSNIDKFIAKAKDKNDPFKLMGFGHRVYKNRDPRATVMKQTCDEVLKELGIKNDPQLELAMRLEEIALTDPYFIERSLYPNVDFYSGIILKAIGIPTSMFTVIFALARTVGWISHWKEMLSSPYKIGRPRQLYTGYESRDITKLEDRK comes from the coding sequence ATGGCTGACAAAAAAGCGCAGTTGATCATCGAGGGCGCAGCCCCCGTCGAGCTGCCCATTTTAACCGGCACCGTTGGTCCCGATGTTATCGACGTACGGGGCCTGACGGCCACGGGCCGTTTCACATTCGACCCAGGCTTCATGTCGACCGCCTCTTGCGAGTCGAAGATCACCTATATCGATGGCGATAATGGCATTCTGCTTCACCGCGGCTACCCGATCGAGCAACTCGCCGAACAGTCGGACTACCTGGAAACCTGCTACCTGCTGCTAAATGGCGAATTGCCAACAGCCGAGCAAAAAGCCCAGTTCGTCAGCACCGTGAAGAACCACACCATGGTTCACGAGCAGTTGAAGACCTTCTTCAACGGCTTCCGTCGCGACGCCCACCCAATGGCCGTCATGTGCGGCGTGGTCGGCGCCCTGTCGGCCTTCTATCACGACTCCCTCGACATCAATAACCCGCAGCATCGCGAAATTTCCGCGATCCGCCTGGTTGCCAAGATGCCGACCCTGGCCGCAATGGTTTACAAGTACTCCATGGGCCAACCCATGATGTACCCGCGCAACGACCTGACGTACGCGGAAAACTTCCTGCACATGATGTTCAACACACCGTGCGAGATCAAACCGATCAGCCCTGTGCTTGCCAAGGCAATGGACCGGATCTTCATCCTCCACGCCGACCACGAGCAGAACGCCTCCACCTCTACCGTGCGCCTGGCAGGTTCTTCGGGTGCCAACCCGTTCGCCTGTATCGCCGCCGGTATCGCCGCACTGTGGGGCCCTGCCCACGGCGGTGCGAACGAAGCCGTGCTGACCATGCTCGATGAAATCGGCGATGTCTCGAACATCGACAAGTTCATCGCCAAGGCCAAGGACAAGAACGACCCGTTCAAGTTGATGGGCTTCGGTCACCGCGTCTACAAGAACCGTGACCCGCGCGCCACTGTCATGAAGCAGACCTGCGACGAAGTGTTGAAGGAACTGGGCATCAAGAACGATCCGCAACTCGAACTGGCCATGCGCCTGGAAGAGATCGCCCTGACCGACCCGTACTTCATCGAACGTTCGCTGTACCCGAACGTCGACTTCTACTCGGGGATCATCCTCAAGGCGATCGGCATTCCAACCAGCATGTTCACCGTGATCTTCGCCCTGGCGCGGACCGTGGGCTGGATCTCCCATTGGAAAGAAATGCTTTCGAGCCCGTACAAGATTGGCCGCCCACGCCAGCTGTACACCGGCTACGAGTCGCGTGACATCACCAAGCTGGAAGATCGCAAGTAA
- a CDS encoding DUF485 domain-containing protein has protein sequence MNDSIYLSIQNSPRFKELVRKRERFAWILSAIMLGLYSAFILLIAYGPQVLGAKLSPGSSITWGIPLGVGLIVSAFILTGIYVRRANGEFDDLNNAILKEAAQ, from the coding sequence ATGAACGACAGCATTTACCTCTCGATTCAAAACAGCCCGCGTTTCAAGGAGCTGGTGAGAAAAAGGGAAAGGTTCGCCTGGATTCTCTCGGCGATCATGCTAGGGCTTTACTCCGCTTTCATCCTGTTGATCGCTTATGGGCCACAAGTGCTGGGGGCCAAGCTCAGCCCCGGTTCGTCGATTACCTGGGGCATTCCCCTGGGCGTCGGGCTGATTGTGTCCGCCTTCATCCTGACCGGCATCTATGTGCGCCGGGCCAATGGCGAGTTTGACGACCTGAACAATGCGATTCTCAAGGAGGCTGCGCAATGA
- the sdhA gene encoding succinate dehydrogenase flavoprotein subunit — translation MANIPTISFDAIIIGGGGAGMRAALQLAQGGHKTAVITKVFPTRSHTVSAQGGITCAIASADPNDDWRWHMYDTVKGSDYIGDQDAIEYMCQEGPAAVFELDHMGLPFSRTEQGRIYQRPFGGQSKDYGKGGQAARTCAASDRTGHALLHTLYQGNLKAGTTFLNEYYAVDLVKNAQGEFVGVIAICIETGETTYIRAKATVLATGGAGRIYASTTNALINTGDGVGMALRAGVPVQDIEMWQFHPTGIAGAGVLVTEGCRGEGGYLINKHGERFMERYAPNAKDLAGRDVVARSMVKEIIAGNGCGPNGDHVLLKLDHLGEEVLHSRLPGICELSKTFAHVDPVVAPVPVVPTCHYMMGGVPTNIHGQAITQNAEGEDEIIHGLFAVGEVACVSVHGANRLGGNSLLDLVVFGRAAGLHLEKALTDGIEYDDATDANIEAALARLNALNERTDGEDVATLRRELQSCMQNYFGVFRTGEYMQKGIAQLADLRKRIANVKINDKSQAFNTARIEALELQNLLEVAEATAIAAEVRKESRGAHAREDYEDRDDENWLCHTLYFPGDKRVTKRAVNFSPKTVPTFEPKIRTY, via the coding sequence ATGGCTAACATTCCAACTATTTCATTCGACGCCATCATTATTGGTGGCGGCGGTGCTGGCATGCGCGCTGCACTGCAGCTGGCCCAGGGCGGTCACAAGACTGCCGTGATCACCAAGGTGTTCCCGACCCGTTCCCACACCGTATCGGCCCAGGGTGGCATCACCTGCGCCATCGCGTCTGCCGACCCGAACGATGACTGGCGCTGGCACATGTACGATACCGTCAAGGGTTCCGACTACATCGGTGACCAGGACGCTATCGAATACATGTGTCAGGAAGGCCCGGCCGCGGTGTTCGAGCTGGACCACATGGGTCTGCCGTTCTCCCGTACCGAGCAAGGCCGTATCTACCAGCGTCCTTTCGGCGGTCAGTCGAAGGATTACGGTAAAGGCGGGCAGGCTGCCCGTACCTGCGCGGCTTCCGACCGTACCGGTCACGCGCTGCTGCACACCCTTTACCAAGGCAACCTGAAAGCCGGTACCACGTTCCTGAACGAGTACTACGCGGTGGATCTGGTGAAGAACGCGCAAGGCGAGTTCGTCGGTGTGATCGCCATCTGCATCGAAACCGGTGAAACCACCTACATCCGCGCCAAGGCTACCGTGCTGGCGACGGGCGGTGCAGGCCGTATCTACGCCTCCACCACCAACGCCCTGATCAACACCGGCGACGGCGTTGGCATGGCGCTGCGTGCCGGCGTGCCGGTGCAAGACATCGAAATGTGGCAGTTCCACCCGACCGGTATCGCCGGCGCTGGTGTACTGGTTACAGAAGGTTGCCGTGGTGAAGGTGGTTACCTGATCAACAAGCACGGCGAGCGTTTCATGGAGCGTTATGCTCCGAACGCGAAGGACCTTGCTGGTCGTGACGTGGTTGCCCGTTCGATGGTTAAAGAGATCATCGCCGGTAACGGCTGTGGCCCGAACGGCGACCACGTACTGCTGAAGCTCGATCACCTGGGCGAAGAAGTACTGCACAGCCGCCTGCCTGGTATCTGCGAGCTGTCCAAGACCTTCGCACACGTTGACCCGGTGGTTGCTCCGGTTCCGGTTGTTCCGACTTGCCACTATATGATGGGCGGCGTGCCGACCAACATTCATGGCCAGGCGATCACCCAGAACGCCGAAGGCGAGGATGAAATCATCCACGGCCTGTTCGCGGTAGGCGAAGTGGCTTGCGTATCGGTTCACGGTGCCAACCGTTTGGGCGGCAACTCGCTGCTCGACCTGGTGGTCTTCGGCCGTGCTGCTGGCCTGCACCTGGAGAAGGCGCTGACCGACGGTATCGAGTACGACGACGCTACCGACGCCAACATCGAGGCCGCCCTGGCGCGCCTGAACGCGCTGAACGAGCGCACTGATGGCGAAGACGTAGCGACCCTGCGTCGCGAGCTGCAAAGCTGCATGCAGAACTACTTCGGTGTATTCCGTACTGGCGAATACATGCAGAAGGGTATCGCCCAGCTGGCTGACCTGCGCAAGCGTATTGCCAACGTCAAGATCAACGATAAGAGCCAAGCGTTCAACACCGCTCGTATCGAAGCCCTTGAGCTGCAAAACCTGTTGGAAGTGGCTGAAGCGACTGCGATCGCCGCCGAGGTTCGTAAAGAATCCCGTGGTGCTCACGCTCGTGAAGACTATGAAGACCGCGACGACGAAAACTGGTTGTGCCACACCCTATACTTCCCGGGTGACAAGCGTGTAACCAAGCGTGCCGTGAACTTCTCGCCGAAGACAGTTCCGACCTTTGAACCGAAGATTCGGACTTACTAA
- a CDS encoding glycoside hydrolase family 17 protein — protein sequence MPATARFPALSYVFALILGLLALIGYWYGLGRPVVLPDVASATHKMQCASYTPFDKDQSPFDQPLTLRPERMDADLALLATRFECIRTYTMVGLEALPEMARKHGLKVMAGAWVSSDPVATAKEIDQLIASANANPDVVTSVIVGNEALLRKEVTAHQLVALIQTVKRQIKQPVTYADVWEFWLHHPEIAPAVDFITIHLLPYWEDDPSGIDQALKHVGDVRQTFGNKFAPKDILIGETGWPSEGRQRETAVPSRVNEAKFMRGFVAMAEANGWRYNLIEAFDQPWKRASEGAVGGYWGLFDADRQDKAILAGPVTNVPYWPLWLGIGGLILLGTLALGGRVRSVRAALALPLLGAVAACSLGTWAELTRVTARFNDEWAWAGLLVVLNLLVLAHAALALSSREGWRGRTFDWLEQRSGWLVAIAGFAGAVMMLALVFDPRYRSFPSAALVLPALVYLVRPVTGPRREIALLTFIIGAGIAPQLYREGVLNQQAWGWAVVSLLMVIALWRCLRVRRA from the coding sequence ATGCCCGCGACTGCCCGCTTCCCTGCCCTGTCCTATGTATTTGCCTTGATCCTCGGCCTGCTGGCCCTGATCGGTTACTGGTATGGCCTCGGCCGGCCCGTGGTGCTGCCCGATGTCGCCAGCGCCACGCACAAGATGCAGTGCGCGTCCTACACGCCTTTCGATAAAGACCAATCGCCGTTTGACCAGCCGCTCACCCTGCGTCCGGAACGCATGGACGCCGACCTCGCCCTGCTGGCGACCCGCTTCGAGTGCATCCGCACCTACACCATGGTCGGCCTGGAAGCCTTGCCGGAAATGGCGCGCAAACATGGGCTGAAGGTGATGGCCGGCGCCTGGGTCAGCAGCGACCCGGTGGCGACCGCCAAGGAAATCGACCAACTGATCGCCTCGGCCAATGCCAACCCCGATGTCGTGACCTCGGTGATCGTCGGCAACGAGGCCCTGCTGCGCAAGGAAGTCACCGCCCATCAGCTCGTGGCGCTGATCCAAACGGTTAAACGCCAGATCAAGCAGCCGGTGACGTATGCGGACGTGTGGGAGTTCTGGCTGCATCACCCGGAAATCGCTCCAGCGGTGGACTTCATCACCATCCACCTGTTGCCGTACTGGGAAGATGACCCGTCCGGCATCGACCAGGCCCTCAAGCATGTGGGCGATGTGCGCCAGACCTTCGGTAACAAGTTTGCGCCCAAGGACATATTGATCGGTGAAACCGGCTGGCCCAGCGAAGGCCGCCAGCGTGAAACCGCAGTGCCGAGCCGGGTCAACGAGGCCAAGTTCATGCGTGGTTTCGTGGCCATGGCCGAGGCGAATGGCTGGCGCTACAACCTGATCGAAGCCTTTGACCAGCCGTGGAAGCGTGCGAGTGAAGGCGCCGTGGGGGGTTACTGGGGGCTGTTTGATGCAGACCGCCAGGACAAGGCCATCCTCGCCGGGCCGGTCACCAATGTGCCGTACTGGCCGCTGTGGCTGGGCATTGGCGGGCTCATCCTGCTGGGCACCTTGGCGCTGGGTGGTCGTGTACGCAGCGTGCGCGCCGCCCTGGCCCTGCCGCTGCTGGGTGCCGTCGCGGCTTGCTCGCTCGGCACCTGGGCCGAGCTGACCCGCGTGACCGCGCGCTTTAATGATGAATGGGCATGGGCAGGCCTGCTGGTGGTGCTGAACCTGCTGGTACTGGCGCACGCAGCATTGGCCCTGAGCTCGCGGGAAGGTTGGCGTGGACGCACATTCGACTGGCTGGAGCAGCGTTCAGGCTGGCTGGTGGCAATTGCCGGGTTTGCGGGAGCCGTGATGATGCTGGCGCTGGTGTTCGATCCACGCTATCGCAGTTTTCCGAGCGCGGCACTGGTGCTGCCGGCCCTGGTGTACCTGGTGCGTCCAGTGACCGGACCACGCCGGGAGATTGCGTTGCTGACCTTCATCATCGGTGCCGGCATTGCGCCGCAGCTTTACCGTGAAGGGGTGCTGAACCAGCAGGCATGGGGCTGGGCGGTGGTTAGCCTGCTCATGGTGATCGCGTTGTGGCGTTGCCTGCGGGTGCGTCGGGCTTAA
- a CDS encoding glycine betaine ABC transporter substrate-binding protein has protein sequence MKMRRLLGAAATLVVAMSSTLASADSKTLSIGYVDGWSDSVATTHVAAEVIKAKLGYDVKLQAVATGIMWQGVATGKLDAMLSAWLPVTHGEYWAKNKDKVVDYGPNFKDAKIGLIVPEYVKAKSIEDLKTDTTFKNKIVGIDAGSGVMLKTDEAIKAYGLDYKLQASSGAAMIAELTRAEDKQESIAVTGWVPHWMFAKWKLRFLDDPKGIYGAAETVNSIGSKGLEKKAPEVAAFLKKFQWASKDEIGEVMLAIQEGAKPDAAAKDWVAKHPERVAEWVGK, from the coding sequence ATGAAGATGCGACGACTCTTGGGCGCAGCTGCCACTCTGGTAGTTGCGATGAGCTCCACACTGGCCAGCGCCGACAGCAAAACCCTGAGCATCGGCTACGTGGATGGCTGGTCCGACAGCGTTGCCACCACCCACGTGGCGGCAGAGGTGATCAAGGCCAAGCTCGGTTATGACGTCAAACTGCAAGCGGTCGCCACCGGGATCATGTGGCAGGGCGTAGCCACCGGCAAGCTCGATGCCATGCTCTCTGCGTGGCTGCCGGTTACCCACGGTGAGTACTGGGCCAAGAACAAGGACAAGGTGGTCGACTACGGCCCCAACTTCAAGGATGCGAAGATCGGCCTGATCGTGCCGGAGTACGTCAAGGCCAAGTCCATCGAAGACCTCAAGACCGACACCACCTTCAAGAACAAGATCGTCGGCATCGACGCCGGTTCAGGCGTGATGCTCAAGACCGACGAAGCCATCAAGGCCTATGGCCTGGATTACAAGCTGCAAGCCAGCTCGGGTGCGGCGATGATCGCCGAGTTGACCCGTGCCGAAGACAAGCAGGAATCCATTGCGGTCACCGGTTGGGTGCCACACTGGATGTTCGCCAAGTGGAAACTGCGTTTCCTGGACGATCCAAAAGGGATTTATGGTGCTGCTGAAACCGTCAACAGCATCGGCAGCAAGGGCCTGGAGAAGAAAGCGCCGGAAGTTGCGGCCTTCCTGAAGAAATTCCAGTGGGCCTCCAAGGATGAAATCGGCGAAGTCATGCTCGCCATTCAAGAGGGCGCCAAGCCTGACGCGGCGGCCAAGGACTGGGTTGCCAAGCACCCCGAGCGTGTGGCCGAGTGGGTCGGTAAATAA